The Armatimonadota bacterium genome has a segment encoding these proteins:
- a CDS encoding lytic transglycosylase domain-containing protein, whose product MRLRQCIATVAAIAIPHAVHANLADYLSARKSCPPKAGLTLTAVHANPAKYRNAVLELRGVIAGVSRSDTASTVLLRVSDADTVFIQGSLDAQLPGSGESARALVSVQENGNMSLVSLVTETEIGDRQIDPPSPKPAVKAPSTGKPSKLPVRWPVPMRNRQTLASRTGLSPDGLALYTQVVMQFNPRLTLAQADVISRSIVESSYARGVDARLIMAIFATESGFKPNARSRTGAMGLGQLMPGTARSLGVGNAWDPVQNIQGAVRLIQQHWVSYAAKTNDFRKVFQLVCAAYNAGPNAVKRYGGVPPYRETRNYVKKVAAWYSRFAPDLFQG is encoded by the coding sequence TTGCGTCTTCGACAATGCATCGCCACCGTTGCCGCCATCGCCATTCCCCACGCCGTCCATGCGAATCTGGCCGATTATCTCTCAGCGCGTAAGAGCTGCCCGCCAAAAGCAGGGCTGACGCTTACGGCCGTGCACGCGAACCCCGCGAAGTACCGGAACGCCGTTCTGGAACTGCGCGGAGTCATTGCCGGCGTCTCGCGCTCGGACACCGCCAGCACGGTGTTGTTGCGCGTATCTGACGCGGATACGGTGTTCATCCAGGGTTCCCTGGACGCGCAGCTGCCCGGTAGCGGCGAATCGGCCCGCGCCCTCGTCTCCGTACAGGAAAACGGCAATATGTCGCTCGTGTCTCTGGTCACCGAGACCGAGATCGGCGACCGGCAGATCGATCCACCCAGTCCAAAGCCCGCGGTCAAGGCACCGTCTACGGGCAAACCCTCGAAGCTCCCTGTCCGGTGGCCCGTTCCCATGCGCAATCGCCAAACACTGGCATCCCGGACCGGTTTGAGCCCTGACGGCCTCGCACTTTATACGCAAGTCGTCATGCAGTTCAACCCGCGGCTGACCCTAGCCCAGGCGGATGTCATCAGCCGAAGCATCGTCGAATCGTCCTATGCGCGGGGAGTCGATGCCAGATTGATCATGGCGATTTTCGCGACAGAGAGCGGATTCAAGCCGAATGCCCGGTCCCGCACGGGGGCAATGGGGCTTGGCCAGTTGATGCCCGGCACGGCGCGTTCGCTGGGAGTTGGTAACGCCTGGGATCCGGTACAGAACATCCAGGGCGCCGTCCGGCTGATCCAGCAGCACTGGGTGTCATACGCGGCGAAGACGAACGATTTCCGCAAGGTGTTCCAGCTCGTTTGCGCGGCCTACAACGCCGGCCCCAACGCTGTGAAGAGGTACGGCGGTGTT